The window TTATGCAGAAATCATAGTTTATATGTTACTGCAAATCCATTAACAATTGCTGAAGGAAATTCTACAACCATTACTGCTGAGTTAACTAATGCTGACGGGTACCTTGTTGAAGGCGAAAATATTAATTTTATTATTAAAGATGGGAATGGCAATTTAAGCAGCAATAGTGGAACTACAAATGAACTTGGAGTAACATCAGTTACGCTTAATATCGATATTGCAGGAACAACTACAGTAGAGGCTAACTGGCAAGGCGATTCTACTGTAGTGCTTGATTTTGTAGAAGTTATTTGTACAAGTGCTCCTATTTATCAGGTTAATCTAACAGCTGATAAAACAACAATCTCGGTTGGGGAAACCTTGGATATTAAAGCCACAGTTACTGAAAACGGGAATCCAGTTAGTGGAATCGAAGTAGAATTTTCATTAGATGATTACAGCAATGCAAGGATAGATGGTTCTGATTCACCCGTGATTAAAACTACAGATGGGAACGGTGAAACGACTGTAGTTTTGAGTAATTTGACTGCTGGAGATTCTGTAACTGTTACTGCTGAAGCAGGTGGAGATAGTGGCATTATCAATATTAGCTGTGAAGCTCCTCCAATTGCAATAGAATTAATAAATAATTCCCAAGAGCATGGTACTGGAAAAGATGGGAAAAAACAGGTATATTTTAATATAAATGTTCTAAATAGCAGTATTGATTTGGAACAAATGATTATATCTTGGGTACCAAACGGGAATGAAAAGTTGTCAGAATTGTGGATTGGTGACACACAAGTATATTATAACAGCTCGGGTGCAGAAAATGGGACTACTATTACTTTTAATCAACTTAACAATCCAACATATTACATTTTAAACAAAGATGAATCTTATGAAATTAAAATGATATTCGATAAAGATGTTAAAAAGAAAGATTGGACGATTGCTTTTATAAATCCTGAAACGTTGACTGAAATAACGCCAAATATAACTTTTTATCTTAACTAAGCTAGGAATTAAAGGGAAAAGATAAAGGAAAAGATAAATGATTGCAAAAAAAAATTCTTTTAATAAAAATGGATTTACCTTAATAGAATTGATGGTTGTTGTGGCTGTATTAAGCCTGATTATAATTGGGACGGTTTCTTTTTTTGGTGGAGGAATTCGTTCCTGGATATCAGGACAATATCAATTGAAAGCTCAAAGAGAAGCCCGCATGAGACTTGACCAAATGGTTAAGGAAATTAGAGAGGGAGATAAATTTGATAGTGCTTCTGGTGAAAATACTATAATAGTTGAATACAACATTCTTTCAAAAGACAATGTAACATACAGCTGGTCTGGAACTTCTGGTGATAGCATAACCAGAAAAAGTGGAAGTGGAACTCCTGCAACATTATTAGATAATGTTCATGATTTTTCCGTGACATATTTAAATCAATCAGGGATTATTATGACTGATGAAAGTAATGCATCAAAAATATTAATTAATCTTCAGTTGGATTTAGACGGAGATGCAGCAACAGGAGGTAATCCTGATGTTGTTCTTAATACCGAAGTTAATTTAAGAAATTATGGATTATGAGAAAATATAGAAGACAATAAAGAGATAAAGATAAATTGCTTTATTTTGACATTATAAATAATATATAATAAATATAACATAAATAATATTATTATGTATATGTTCTATTTGTAATTAAATATTAAATAAGATTCTTTTAAAAAAGAAGGTGATAAATATGAAAAATATTCTAAGATCATTTTACATAAACAAAAATGGTAAAATATTAAAATCCCAAAATGGAATGGCTCTGTTAAGTGTACTAATTTTTACTTTTGTTTTGGTCAGTATTGTAATTGCTATGCTTGTTATGGCACAAAACGATACCAAGCTATCTACATTACAGCGAGATTCAACAAAAGCATTTTACCTTGCTGAATCAGGAGTAGAAGAAATGCTCTGGAAATTAAATACAAGTGGGGAAAATGGTGGAATAGAGCTACCTGATGATTTAACAATTGATGATCCACGTTGGCCAGATTATGGAATTAATCATAGTGGTAGTGAAGATGAATATTATGAAGTTTCAATCGAACCTCTCCCGGAAGACGACCCAAGAAGAGAGACAGGGGAAAAAATAAAAGACTGGGTAGTAATAAAATCAACTGGTGTTGTCGAAGGAAATGGAGAAGATGTAACAGGTAAAAGGACGATCCAAGTTGTTGCGCATTTTACAATTACTCAACGAACCAGTGTCTTGTATGACAAAGCAATATTGACAGACCACATGATTACCTTTCAGGGTAATCCTGGTGCTACAATTACCGGTGGAGATATACACTCGAATTATGGTATTGAAGTAAAGGGACCGTATGAATTCGATGGAACAGCAACTACTTCAGGTATTCCTGATGACTATCCCAATACACCTTATAGTGCTTTAAATGATTTAGATGATACTGATAATGGTGATTTTTCAGGACCTGGTAACTGGCCAGCAATGGATATCCCCCCGGTACCTTATGATGAATTAAAAGCTATGGCTGAGGCTAATGGAACTTACTATCCAAATGGCTTTGATTCAAAAGATTATGGTAGAGGAGACTATGAATTTACAGGAGTTGTATATGTAGAAGGTGATGTTGTGTTTAGAAATGGAGATTCTCTTACTATAAATGATGGTGCCCTGGTAGTTGCCAAGACTAATCCGGATGACCCTAATGATTCTTCAGGAACTATGGAATTTAAGAACGGTTCTAATCTTACCATTAACAGAAGTGATCCAGTCCCG of the Atribacterota bacterium genome contains:
- a CDS encoding Ig-like domain-containing protein, which gives rise to LCRNHSLYVTANPLTIAEGNSTTITAELTNADGYLVEGENINFIIKDGNGNLSSNSGTTNELGVTSVTLNIDIAGTTTVEANWQGDSTVVLDFVEVICTSAPIYQVNLTADKTTISVGETLDIKATVTENGNPVSGIEVEFSLDDYSNARIDGSDSPVIKTTDGNGETTVVLSNLTAGDSVTVTAEAGGDSGIINISCEAPPIAIELINNSQEHGTGKDGKKQVYFNINVLNSSIDLEQMIISWVPNGNEKLSELWIGDTQVYYNSSGAENGTTITFNQLNNPTYYILNKDESYEIKMIFDKDVKKKDWTIAFINPETLTEITPNITFYLN
- a CDS encoding type II secretion system protein; the protein is MIAKKNSFNKNGFTLIELMVVVAVLSLIIIGTVSFFGGGIRSWISGQYQLKAQREARMRLDQMVKEIREGDKFDSASGENTIIVEYNILSKDNVTYSWSGTSGDSITRKSGSGTPATLLDNVHDFSVTYLNQSGIIMTDESNASKILINLQLDLDGDAATGGNPDVVLNTEVNLRNYGL
- a CDS encoding pilus assembly PilX N-terminal domain-containing protein — translated: MKNILRSFYINKNGKILKSQNGMALLSVLIFTFVLVSIVIAMLVMAQNDTKLSTLQRDSTKAFYLAESGVEEMLWKLNTSGENGGIELPDDLTIDDPRWPDYGINHSGSEDEYYEVSIEPLPEDDPRRETGEKIKDWVVIKSTGVVEGNGEDVTGKRTIQVVAHFTITQRTSVLYDKAILTDHMITFQGNPGATITGGDIHSNYGIEVKGPYEFDGTATTSGIPDDYPNTPYSALNDLDDTDNGDFSGPGNWPAMDIPPVPYDELKAMAEANGTYYPNGFDSKDYGRGDYEFTGVVYVEGDVVFRNGDSLTINDGALVVAKTNPDDPNDSSGTMEFKNGSNLTINRSDPVPEGAYPGPIALAAMGDVLLHASSSSLNGVVQSGGYYNDEGELMPGGMVDFRNDSVVTGAVVAEEVWMHNKTTINYDGDFMENFTTVTTLGNARYDKVSWQEI